In a single window of the Gemmatimonadota bacterium genome:
- a CDS encoding ATP-dependent 6-phosphofructokinase, with protein MKIAISTGGGDAPGLNAVIRAAVLTAHDRGWETVGIRRGFHGLLDGSGVVPLGAAEVSGITHLGGTILGSTNRGNPLRWPKLQPDGRVVEIDRGDELVDAFRREGIDALISIGGDGSLAIAGVLWERGLKVVGVPKTIDNDVVGTDTTFGFDTAVSTATDALDKLHTTAESHDRVMVVELMGREAGWIALHSGISGTADVILIPEIPFSLEKVCEKIRERERHGRHFSIVVVAEGAQTVDGGPVFRERRSAGTVDRLGGIGEQVAHGIAQVTGKETRSLVLGHLQRGGSPTTFDRLLALRFGSAAVRAIADEDFGTMVAYTPPVISRVPIADVVGRMKTVPLDSGIILTARHLGISFGD; from the coding sequence GTGAAGATTGCCATCTCGACCGGCGGCGGCGACGCTCCCGGCCTCAATGCCGTCATTCGTGCCGCCGTGCTCACCGCCCATGATCGCGGCTGGGAAACCGTCGGCATCCGCCGTGGCTTCCACGGCCTCCTCGACGGCAGCGGTGTGGTCCCCCTCGGCGCCGCGGAAGTCAGCGGCATCACGCACCTGGGCGGCACCATTCTCGGCAGCACCAACCGCGGCAACCCGCTGCGCTGGCCGAAGCTGCAACCCGATGGCCGGGTGGTGGAGATCGATCGCGGCGACGAACTCGTCGACGCCTTCCGCCGCGAGGGGATCGACGCCCTGATCTCGATTGGTGGCGACGGCTCGCTGGCCATTGCGGGGGTCTTGTGGGAGCGTGGCCTCAAGGTGGTCGGCGTGCCGAAGACGATCGACAACGATGTCGTCGGGACCGACACAACCTTCGGCTTCGACACCGCCGTCTCCACGGCGACCGATGCGCTCGACAAGCTGCACACCACCGCCGAGTCGCATGACCGCGTGATGGTGGTCGAGTTGATGGGGCGCGAGGCAGGGTGGATCGCGTTGCACAGCGGCATCTCCGGGACGGCCGACGTCATCCTGATTCCGGAAATTCCCTTCTCGCTCGAGAAGGTCTGCGAGAAGATTCGCGAGCGCGAACGGCACGGGCGACACTTCTCGATCGTCGTCGTTGCTGAAGGAGCGCAGACCGTCGATGGCGGCCCCGTCTTCCGCGAGCGGCGGAGCGCCGGCACAGTGGATCGACTCGGCGGCATCGGCGAACAGGTGGCCCACGGCATCGCGCAGGTCACCGGGAAGGAGACGCGATCGCTGGTCCTTGGCCACCTGCAGCGCGGCGGCTCGCCGACCACGTTCGACCGGTTGCTGGCGCTGCGCTTCGGTTCCGCCGCCGTCCGCGCCATTGCCGATGAAGACTTTGGCACCATGGTGGCCTACACGCCGCCGGTGATCTCGCGCGTGCCGATCGCCGACGTGGTGGGCCGGATGAAGACGGTGCCGCTCGATTCAGGGATCATCCTGACCGCGCGGCACCTGGGGATTTCGTTCGGCGACTGA
- a CDS encoding 6-pyruvoyl tetrahydropterin synthase family protein, whose protein sequence is MGTFRVTVSKDYLVFSSAHFITFRGHTCESLHGHNYRISVAVEGPIDSECLFVVDFAILKRIVRRYVDIMDHRVLLPTNNPKLAFRTDGAMTFVEYFGEQTYQFPTKDCAMLPIANTTAEMIAEWVAVKVREDLAAEGANLTFLEIEVEESVGQSATYSQRLD, encoded by the coding sequence GTGGGCACATTTCGCGTTACGGTCAGCAAGGACTACCTGGTCTTCTCGTCGGCGCACTTCATCACCTTCCGCGGGCACACCTGCGAGTCGCTGCACGGTCACAACTACCGGATCAGCGTGGCCGTCGAAGGGCCGATCGACAGCGAGTGTCTCTTCGTGGTCGACTTCGCGATCCTCAAGCGGATCGTCCGGCGCTACGTCGACATCATGGACCACCGGGTCCTGCTCCCGACCAACAATCCGAAGCTCGCGTTCCGTACCGACGGCGCGATGACCTTCGTCGAGTACTTCGGCGAGCAGACCTACCAGTTCCCCACCAAGGACTGCGCCATGCTGCCGATCGCCAACACCACCGCCGAGATGATCGCGGAATGGGTCGCGGTGAAGGTGCGTGAGGATCTCGCGGCCGAAGGGGCGAACCTCACCTTCCTCGAAATCGAGGTCGAGGAGTCGGTCGGACAGTCGGCCACCTACTCGCAACGACTGGATTGA
- the pabB gene encoding aminodeoxychorismate synthase component I: MTAAPVMRPVIIPLDPPPEPLELLERFAHLPFPVLLDGAADHHDLGRYSYFTADPIATLRGWAADWPALRDRLRGTLRSDAPIDAALPPFQGGWIGWLGYELGAAFDRMPRAAHDPLDLPDLSLALYDWVIAWDHASGAAWLVSSGIDADGVPDPARAQHRADAVLAQLANRPNPARGTFSPTTATADFSADAYRHAVATVIEHVLAGDIFQANLAQRFSAPFDGSALALYRRIRARSAAPLAAYLDHGDVQLLSASPERFVRLDAATGAVEARPIKGTRPRGQELTSDAAFAADLVSSEKDRAENVMIVDLLRNDLARVCAPGSVDVPTLCALESHPTVHHLVSTVTGTLREGRDVLDLLAATFPGGSVTGAPKLRAMAVIAALEPVTRGAYCGAIGWLGLDGGCSFSIAIRTVTVARGIASLHAGGGITALSDPEAEYQETLDKAAALMAALAEGG; this comes from the coding sequence GTGACCGCCGCTCCGGTGATGAGGCCGGTCATCATCCCGCTCGATCCGCCCCCCGAACCGCTCGAGCTCCTCGAGCGGTTTGCGCATCTCCCCTTTCCCGTGTTGCTCGACGGCGCCGCGGACCACCACGACCTCGGCCGCTACAGCTACTTCACCGCCGATCCGATCGCGACGCTCCGCGGCTGGGCCGCGGACTGGCCCGCACTGCGCGACCGGCTCCGAGGCACCCTTCGGTCCGATGCGCCGATTGACGCCGCCTTGCCGCCCTTCCAGGGAGGCTGGATCGGTTGGCTCGGCTACGAGCTCGGCGCCGCCTTCGACCGGATGCCGCGCGCCGCGCACGATCCACTCGACCTCCCCGACCTGTCGCTGGCGCTGTATGACTGGGTCATCGCGTGGGATCATGCCAGCGGCGCCGCGTGGCTCGTGAGCAGCGGCATCGATGCGGACGGCGTGCCCGACCCGGCGCGAGCGCAGCATCGAGCCGACGCCGTGCTGGCGCAGTTGGCGAACCGCCCGAACCCGGCGCGCGGGACGTTCTCCCCGACGACCGCGACCGCCGATTTTTCGGCCGATGCATACCGGCACGCGGTCGCGACGGTGATCGAGCATGTGCTCGCCGGCGACATCTTCCAGGCCAACCTTGCCCAGCGATTCAGCGCGCCGTTCGACGGGAGCGCGCTGGCCCTCTACCGGCGGATTCGCGCGCGCAGTGCTGCGCCGCTCGCTGCCTACCTTGACCATGGCGACGTGCAATTGCTCAGCGCGTCGCCGGAGCGCTTCGTGCGCCTCGACGCCGCGACCGGCGCGGTCGAGGCGCGCCCCATCAAGGGGACACGGCCGCGGGGGCAGGAGCTGACCAGTGATGCCGCCTTCGCTGCCGATCTCGTGTCGAGCGAGAAGGACCGCGCCGAGAACGTGATGATCGTCGACTTGTTGCGGAACGACCTCGCGCGGGTCTGTGCGCCAGGGAGCGTCGACGTGCCGACGCTCTGTGCGCTGGAGTCGCATCCGACGGTGCATCACCTCGTCTCGACGGTGACCGGCACGCTGCGCGAGGGGCGCGACGTGCTCGACCTGCTTGCCGCGACCTTCCCCGGCGGCTCGGTCACCGGTGCCCCGAAGCTGCGCGCGATGGCCGTGATTGCTGCGCTCGAGCCGGTGACGCGCGGCGCCTACTGCGGGGCGATCGGCTGGTTGGGGCTCGATGGCGGCTGCTCCTTCTCCATCGCCATTCGCACCGTCACCGTCGCGCGGGGGATCGCCTCGCTGCACGCGGGCGGCGGCATCACGGCACTATCGGACCCCGAGGCCGAATACCAGGAGACGCTCGACAAGGCGGCGGCACTGATGGCGGCGCTCGCGGAGGGCGGATGA
- a CDS encoding TrmB family transcriptional regulator, whose translation MAGRLDLTPFGFTPTEGLIYEVLLTGGPGTGYTIARAAGLARANVYAALEGLVAKGAARVEEGRPRQFRPEPPSTLLARLSDRQGEAMDRLGEALAALAVPATPTLVELASSRGAVQLMGHEIARAERSVELLAPPDGCLTLAPHLRRAAASGVTLDVASTTEVPLGAIPMTVIPPAAWPGEPVLLVVDDRAALVGARDGERFSGHWGSGAAFVAAARTTLAALREGR comes from the coding sequence ATGGCGGGTCGGCTCGACCTGACACCGTTTGGCTTCACCCCGACGGAGGGCCTCATCTACGAGGTCCTGCTGACCGGCGGCCCCGGCACGGGCTACACCATTGCCCGCGCTGCGGGGTTGGCGCGCGCCAACGTCTACGCCGCGCTGGAGGGGTTGGTGGCCAAGGGGGCGGCGCGCGTGGAAGAGGGACGGCCTCGGCAGTTCCGTCCGGAGCCTCCCAGTACCCTGCTGGCGCGGTTGAGTGACCGGCAGGGCGAGGCGATGGATCGGCTGGGTGAGGCACTCGCGGCGCTCGCCGTGCCGGCGACGCCGACGTTGGTTGAACTCGCCTCGTCGCGCGGCGCGGTGCAGCTGATGGGGCATGAGATCGCCAGGGCGGAGCGCTCGGTGGAGCTGTTGGCGCCCCCCGATGGCTGCCTCACCTTGGCGCCGCATCTCCGTCGGGCCGCCGCGTCCGGGGTCACCCTCGACGTGGCCTCGACCACCGAGGTGCCGCTCGGCGCCATTCCGATGACAGTGATTCCCCCTGCGGCGTGGCCCGGCGAACCGGTGCTCCTCGTCGTCGATGATCGTGCGGCCCTGGTCGGAGCTCGCGATGGCGAGCGCTTCTCGGGGCATTGGGGCAGCGGCGCGGCATTTGTCGCGGCGGCGCGCACCACCCTCGCCGCATTGCGGGAGGGCCGATGA
- a CDS encoding diguanylate cyclase yields the protein MTDELPLDADDPMLELQHEYIREAPARLAELRKDVAAFRAGEPDALESLRQRFHRLAGSGGSYGFQRVTDVSRAMEHRILTPPAPTIREADIFSHAIRDLEDAFNNAATDVGLPAVLGKIPGFGWRTLLMMNPSTARDALVRSLEEVGFMVTVRTGEVDPFDVPPAERPDLVVIGTDAETDPLSLARYWSAATNDRPRAVVLADPTDQFDRLRTAAAGLDAVFGSNALPRGLAQYARALAQIGAPPANILVVEDDPAQSQLVATWLGQMNARVTTAASAQVARDALAHETPDLVLLDVDLPDVDGYALSRLMRQDPRLALVPIVFLTARDSLADQMEGLRAGGDDFLAKPVERSHLLQLVLTRTERGRRIRELVHRDGLTGILNHATLMAELEYAVAFAQRHGEPLCFLMLDLDHFKRINDTYGHLVGDQVLVHVARVFRKAIRGSDLLGRYGGEEFGIILRKCPPANGRAAAEKLRQALAETPIILPGCDPIPLHVSAGVGAFPGSGTTATQVAEAADQALYRAKSSGRNRVEMG from the coding sequence ATGACCGACGAACTGCCGCTGGACGCTGACGACCCGATGCTCGAACTGCAGCACGAGTACATCCGCGAGGCTCCGGCGCGACTGGCGGAGCTCCGCAAGGATGTGGCCGCCTTTCGGGCCGGCGAGCCTGACGCATTGGAATCGCTTCGGCAACGCTTTCATCGCCTGGCCGGTTCGGGCGGATCGTATGGCTTCCAGCGGGTGACCGACGTGTCACGCGCCATGGAGCATCGCATCCTCACCCCGCCGGCGCCGACGATCCGCGAAGCCGACATTTTTTCGCACGCGATCCGCGATCTCGAGGACGCCTTCAACAACGCGGCGACCGACGTCGGGCTGCCTGCCGTGCTCGGCAAGATTCCCGGGTTCGGGTGGCGCACGCTGTTGATGATGAATCCCTCGACCGCTCGCGATGCCCTGGTGCGATCGCTCGAAGAGGTGGGCTTCATGGTCACGGTCCGGACCGGCGAAGTCGATCCGTTCGACGTGCCGCCGGCGGAGCGGCCTGACCTGGTGGTCATCGGCACCGACGCCGAGACCGACCCGCTCTCGCTGGCCCGCTACTGGTCCGCTGCGACCAACGATCGTCCGCGCGCGGTGGTCCTTGCCGACCCGACTGATCAGTTCGACCGCCTGCGCACGGCGGCGGCCGGGCTCGACGCCGTCTTCGGCTCCAATGCCTTGCCGAGGGGGTTGGCGCAGTACGCGCGGGCCCTGGCCCAGATCGGCGCGCCGCCGGCCAACATTCTCGTGGTCGAAGACGATCCGGCGCAATCCCAGCTCGTCGCCACCTGGCTCGGCCAGATGAACGCGCGCGTCACGACGGCGGCATCGGCCCAGGTGGCCCGCGACGCATTGGCCCATGAGACCCCGGACCTCGTGCTGCTTGATGTCGACTTGCCCGATGTCGACGGCTACGCGCTCTCGCGACTGATGCGGCAGGATCCGCGACTCGCGCTGGTGCCGATCGTCTTTCTGACCGCGCGCGATTCACTCGCCGATCAGATGGAAGGGTTGCGGGCCGGTGGTGACGACTTCCTCGCGAAGCCGGTCGAGCGGAGCCACCTGCTGCAGCTGGTCCTCACGCGCACGGAGCGTGGCCGGCGGATCCGCGAACTGGTGCACCGCGACGGCCTCACCGGGATCCTGAACCACGCGACGTTGATGGCGGAGCTCGAGTATGCGGTGGCCTTTGCGCAGCGTCACGGCGAGCCGCTCTGCTTCCTGATGCTCGACCTCGACCACTTCAAGCGGATCAACGACACCTACGGCCACCTCGTCGGCGACCAGGTGCTGGTGCACGTCGCCCGGGTCTTCCGGAAGGCAATCCGAGGCTCCGACCTCCTCGGCCGCTATGGTGGCGAAGAATTCGGCATCATCCTCCGCAAGTGCCCGCCCGCGAATGGCCGTGCCGCTGCCGAGAAGCTGCGGCAGGCGCTCGCCGAGACGCCGATCATCCTCCCCGGCTGCGACCCGATCCCGCTGCACGTCTCCGCCGGGGTCGGCGCCTTTCCCGGCTCGGGCACGACGGCCACCCAGGTCGCCGAAGCCGCCGATCAGGCGCTGTATCGGGCGAAGAGTTCGGGGCGGAACAGGGTGGAGATGGGGTGA
- a CDS encoding c-type cytochrome, which yields MRLPALLLSLCLASPTALTAQATDSTAAMLALGKRTFEGRGLCFSCHGKAGEGMPAVSKNTVLADGKWLHSKGTQPELVTIIKTGFDAKTSKSGVVMPARGGSRITDREVEAVAAYVVELARKKPVK from the coding sequence ATGCGCTTGCCCGCTCTGCTGCTCTCCCTCTGCCTGGCCTCCCCGACCGCCCTGACGGCGCAGGCGACCGATTCGACGGCCGCGATGCTCGCTCTCGGCAAGCGGACCTTCGAGGGCCGAGGCCTCTGCTTCAGTTGCCACGGCAAGGCCGGTGAGGGGATGCCAGCCGTCAGCAAGAACACGGTGCTGGCCGACGGGAAGTGGCTGCACAGCAAGGGGACTCAGCCTGAGCTGGTGACCATCATCAAGACCGGCTTCGACGCGAAGACCTCGAAGAGCGGCGTCGTCATGCCGGCACGCGGCGGCTCGCGGATCACCGATCGCGAGGTCGAGGCCGTCGCCGCCTACGTCGTGGAGCTGGCGCGGAAGAAGCCAGTCAAGTGA
- a CDS encoding SDR family oxidoreductase gives MDGKVCLVTGASRGIGRATVEGLARLGATILMSCRNREAGEAARREIIAATGNARITLLVADLSSQAEVRRLVQEVKAATPRLDVLINNAGTFEMQRRETVDRVEATFATNHLAPFLLTTGLLELLEASAPARVIMVASEAHQRATDPEDWESTKRYNGITAYGRSKLANVMFCYDLAHRLEGSGVTINACHPGVVGTELLESGYRRWWSHWLWPFAKRFTISPEDAATSLLYLAASRDVEGVSGKYFKRSRPATSSLLSHDAVVGARLWNVSLRLTGQLPAVEITGEHIAH, from the coding sequence ATGGACGGGAAGGTTTGCCTGGTCACGGGAGCGAGTCGCGGCATTGGCCGCGCCACGGTCGAGGGGCTCGCGCGCCTCGGCGCGACGATCCTGATGTCCTGTCGCAACCGCGAAGCCGGTGAGGCGGCACGGCGCGAGATCATCGCCGCCACCGGTAATGCGCGGATCACGCTGCTGGTGGCCGATCTCTCGAGCCAGGCCGAAGTTCGCCGCCTGGTGCAGGAGGTCAAGGCCGCGACGCCTCGGCTGGATGTCCTGATCAACAATGCCGGGACGTTTGAGATGCAGCGCCGGGAGACGGTGGATCGGGTCGAGGCGACCTTCGCCACGAACCACCTCGCACCGTTCCTCCTCACGACCGGCCTCCTTGAGCTGCTCGAGGCCAGTGCCCCGGCGCGGGTGATCATGGTCGCTTCGGAGGCCCACCAGCGGGCGACCGACCCCGAAGACTGGGAGAGCACCAAGCGCTACAACGGCATCACCGCTTATGGCCGCTCGAAGCTGGCGAACGTGATGTTCTGCTACGACCTCGCGCACCGTCTCGAAGGCAGTGGCGTGACGATCAATGCCTGCCACCCCGGCGTGGTGGGGACGGAATTGCTCGAGTCCGGATACCGTCGCTGGTGGTCGCACTGGCTCTGGCCGTTCGCCAAGCGCTTCACGATCTCGCCGGAAGACGCGGCGACCTCCCTGCTGTACCTGGCGGCATCGCGGGATGTCGAGGGGGTTTCGGGGAAGTACTTCAAGCGTTCGCGCCCCGCCACCTCATCGCTGCTTTCGCATGACGCGGTGGTCGGGGCGCGGCTCTGGAACGTCTCGCTGCGGCTGACCGGGCAACTGCCCGCCGTGGAGATCACCGGCGAGCACATCGCCCACTAG
- a CDS encoding VOC family protein gives MLSGPRRIGEFCWINVLTPAASDAQAFFTAVLGWEYTALPPEMGGHLIKVGGEEVGGMWDTTGPNMPPSTPPGIGLMIRVESADAVSAKANELGGLGKPAFDVGPTGRMAETFDPFKAEMDVWQAGASPGMTADSMHHGTPSWIELATYETEKAGAFWSALFGWRIEKMSMPGMDYSVFHAGDRMVGGMMAITPEMGSFPSHWAVYMTVDDVDAAAAKVTANGGSVFMPPVDIQTVGRMAGIASPQGVMFYVITYEMPA, from the coding sequence ATGCTCTCAGGTCCGCGTCGGATTGGCGAATTCTGCTGGATCAACGTGCTTACGCCTGCCGCGTCGGATGCGCAGGCCTTCTTCACCGCCGTCCTCGGGTGGGAGTACACGGCGCTGCCCCCCGAGATGGGCGGCCACCTGATCAAGGTCGGCGGCGAGGAAGTCGGCGGAATGTGGGATACCACCGGTCCCAACATGCCCCCGAGCACGCCACCCGGCATCGGCCTGATGATCCGGGTCGAGAGCGCCGACGCGGTGTCTGCCAAGGCCAACGAACTGGGCGGGCTGGGGAAGCCGGCGTTCGACGTCGGACCGACGGGGCGGATGGCGGAGACCTTCGATCCGTTCAAGGCGGAGATGGATGTCTGGCAGGCCGGGGCATCACCGGGGATGACGGCCGATTCGATGCATCACGGCACGCCGAGCTGGATCGAGCTCGCGACCTACGAGACCGAGAAGGCCGGCGCCTTCTGGAGCGCGCTCTTCGGCTGGCGAATCGAGAAGATGAGCATGCCGGGGATGGACTACTCGGTCTTCCATGCCGGCGACCGGATGGTGGGCGGGATGATGGCGATCACGCCCGAGATGGGCAGCTTCCCGTCGCACTGGGCGGTCTACATGACGGTCGACGATGTCGACGCCGCCGCGGCGAAGGTCACCGCGAACGGCGGCAGCGTCTTCATGCCGCCGGTCGATATCCAGACGGTGGGCCGGATGGCAGGGATCGCGTCGCCACAGGGCGTGATGTTTTACGTCATCACGTATGAGATGCCGGCGTAA
- a CDS encoding aminodeoxychorismate/anthranilate synthase component II, with amino-acid sequence MILLLDHEDSFVFTLARYVEELGEAPMVCRDDALTLEEVRALAPTHIILSPGPGRPEECALALDVVRTLGPITPILGVCLGHQVIATAYGATVARAAHPRHGRTSPISHDGLGVFAGLPSPLEATRYHSLAVVEATLPPELLLTARADDDGEIMGVRHRLHPVEGVQFHPESVLTTEGLEMVRSFLGER; translated from the coding sequence ATGATTCTCCTGCTCGATCATGAGGATTCGTTCGTCTTCACGCTCGCGCGCTACGTCGAGGAACTCGGCGAGGCGCCGATGGTCTGCCGCGACGACGCGCTCACCCTGGAGGAGGTTCGCGCGCTGGCGCCGACGCACATCATCCTCTCGCCGGGGCCGGGGCGGCCGGAGGAATGCGCACTCGCGCTCGACGTCGTGCGCACGCTCGGGCCCATCACGCCGATCCTCGGCGTCTGCCTCGGCCATCAGGTGATTGCCACCGCCTACGGTGCGACCGTCGCGCGTGCGGCGCATCCGCGGCACGGCCGCACCTCGCCGATCAGCCACGACGGCCTCGGTGTCTTCGCTGGCCTGCCGTCGCCACTCGAGGCGACCCGGTACCACTCCCTCGCGGTGGTCGAGGCGACGTTGCCGCCGGAGCTGCTGCTCACCGCGCGCGCCGACGACGACGGCGAGATCATGGGAGTTCGTCATCGTCTGCACCCGGTCGAGGGGGTGCAGTTCCATCCGGAGTCGGTGCTGACGACGGAGGGACTCGAGATGGTGCGGAGCTTCTTGGGTGAACGGTGA
- a CDS encoding 4a-hydroxytetrahydrobiopterin dehydratase — translation MKSNEPLFDGPELAARLAVLPGWRASNGWLRREYTTDGWRSTMLAVNAIAFVAEAGNHHPDLEVHWGRVVVMMQTHSAGGITEKDLQMAERIEATVQWQPKGGFPGLEGQSDGWITG, via the coding sequence ATGAAGAGCAACGAACCGCTGTTCGACGGCCCCGAGCTCGCTGCACGCCTCGCCGTGCTGCCCGGATGGAGGGCGTCCAACGGTTGGCTCCGGCGCGAGTACACGACCGACGGCTGGCGCAGCACCATGCTCGCGGTCAATGCGATCGCCTTCGTGGCCGAGGCCGGCAATCACCACCCCGACCTGGAAGTCCACTGGGGACGGGTCGTGGTGATGATGCAGACGCACTCCGCGGGCGGCATCACGGAGAAGGACCTCCAGATGGCGGAGCGCATCGAGGCCACCGTCCAGTGGCAACCGAAGGGCGGCTTCCCGGGTCTCGAAGGCCAATCCGACGGGTGGATCACGGGGTGA